In Bradyrhizobium guangdongense, the sequence TTCGGAGCCGCGTTGCGCAAGCGCATTGATATCATGGATCTTTCGGCGCGTGGTTCCTTACTCACGCTTCATTACATATGAATTTTCAAAAATGACGGTGCGACGACGGATACCCATCGACAGAACGAATCGGTGATGTACACTTCCTCGTCCGGATCGAATCCAAGGTTCACACCTACCGAGGAGGTTTCGAATGACAATTCAGGCACATCTGGTTGAATTGGAACGGAAGCATAAAACTCTCGAAAACGAATTGCACGAAGCTCTCGTGCACCTTTCAACAGACGACCTGCAAATTGTTGAGTTGAAGCGCCGCAAGTTGCTGGTCAAGGACCAGATAGAGCGACTGAAGCAGTCCGGCGACACGCTTCACTAGTAACCCCCGTAACAGCGTCAAGTTCGATCGTAGCCCTTCAGACAGGGATGAGACGCTTGCGCTCATCCCTGCTGTAAGGTGCGCGCCGCGCGATGATCGTTGCGCGGCATGAGCTTTTGTTTGGACGCGTTTCCTAACGCGAACCGGTCTCCACCCGATTTGAAACCGATCTAGATCTCGGCGAGCTCCGCGACGTGGTCCGCAATCGCGAGCGACGACGTCAGGCCCGGCGATTCGATGCCGAACAGATTGATCAGGCCTGCAACGCCATGATCGCGCGGACCCTGCATCAGGAAATCCTGTGTCGCCACCGCCGGCGGCACGATCTTCGGGCGGATGCCCGAATAGCTCGGCATCAGTGCGCCGTCGGGCAGTGTCGGCCAGTATTTGCGGATCGCGGGATAGAAGCGTTCGGCGCGTGACGGATCGACCTCATAGTCGATCGTCTCGATCCATTCGACGTCGGGGCCGAAGCGCGCCTGTCCCGCCATATCCAGCGTCAAATGCACCCCCAGCCCCCCGGGCTCGGGCACCGGATAAATCAGGTGGGAGAACGGCGCGCGCGCATTGCAGCTGAAATAATTGCCCTTGGCGAGATAGGCCGGCGGAATCCGGTCGACAGGCATGCCGTCGATGTGACGTGCCACGCTCGTTGCGGAAAGTCCTGCGGCGTTGACGAGCAGGCCGCATTGCAGCGTCATCGGCGCTTCGCCGCCGGCTTCGATCTCGATGATTCCGCCATCCGCCTTGGCGCGGATCAGCGGCGTGTGAAAGGCAAAGGCTGCACCTGCCTCCTCGGCCTCGCCGCGCAGCGAGAGCATGTAGGCATGGCTGTCGATGATGCCTGTTGAGGGCGACAGCAGCGCGGCATCGCAGGCCAGCGCCGGCTCCAGCGCGCGTGCGGCCTCGCCCGGGAGCAACTGCATGTCGAGCACGCCATTGGCCTCGGCATGCGCCTTGATCGATTGCAGCTTCTCGGTTTCCTTCGGATTCGTCGCGACGATCAGCTTGCCGCAGTTCTTGTGCGGGATGCCGCGCTCGCCGCAATAGCGGTACAGCGCGTGCTTGCCGCTGACGCACATGCGGGCCATCCAGCTTCCGGCACGGTAATAGATTCCGGCATGGATCACCTCGCTGTTGCGCGAGGAGGTCACGGTGCCGATGGCCTCGGCTTCCTCGAGCACGATCACCTCGCGGCCGGCCTGTGCGAGCCGCCTTGCCACCGCGAGCCCGACCACGCCGGCTCCGACGACGACGCAGTCGACCCTATCCATGGTTGTGCTGGCGCCCTGTTGAAGAGGCTGATGGCGCCGGTTTGCCTTGCAGGCCTGCCGTGCGGCCGTTTTCCGTTAAGGAAGCATTTATCATGTCAGGGCAATTGCCGTAATTCACGTCACATTTTTCTGTTGGGCGTACAGGCGTTTACCCGATCCAAACCCGTGAAGCCAGACAATCCGCAGTTGAAATCGCGGGTGGCTGATGGCTGAGAAGAACTGGCAGGAAGGCAGCATGCTTCCGATTGCTGTGCAGGCCGTCGTGGGCCTGACCGGCGCGGTCGCGCCTTCGCGTGCCTATGCGGAGAGCCTCGCGGCGCCGAGCCGGCTCGGCGATCTCGATCCCAATCTGATCTGGGAAGTCCTGATTGGGGGCATCGTCGTCTGCGC encodes:
- a CDS encoding NAD(P)/FAD-dependent oxidoreductase, with the protein product MDRVDCVVVGAGVVGLAVARRLAQAGREVIVLEEAEAIGTVTSSRNSEVIHAGIYYRAGSWMARMCVSGKHALYRYCGERGIPHKNCGKLIVATNPKETEKLQSIKAHAEANGVLDMQLLPGEAARALEPALACDAALLSPSTGIIDSHAYMLSLRGEAEEAGAAFAFHTPLIRAKADGGIIEIEAGGEAPMTLQCGLLVNAAGLSATSVARHIDGMPVDRIPPAYLAKGNYFSCNARAPFSHLIYPVPEPGGLGVHLTLDMAGQARFGPDVEWIETIDYEVDPSRAERFYPAIRKYWPTLPDGALMPSYSGIRPKIVPPAVATQDFLMQGPRDHGVAGLINLFGIESPGLTSSLAIADHVAELAEI
- a CDS encoding YdcH family protein; amino-acid sequence: MTIQAHLVELERKHKTLENELHEALVHLSTDDLQIVELKRRKLLVKDQIERLKQSGDTLH